The Parus major isolate Abel unplaced genomic scaffold, Parus_major1.1 Scaffold546, whole genome shotgun sequence nucleotide sequence TCGGTGATGACCTCATCGCTTGTTGATGACGTCATTGACTGCCGATGACATCATCGATGACCGACCCCgcccccagaggtgctggacGACCCCGTGGGTGCCAGCTGGTGGCCCCCGACCCCTGACCCCTCCTCCGCCATCTTGGAAAACGCCCGCCAGGGGGGCGGAGCCACCAATGTCACCTCCCCGGGTAGGCGGGGCTTAGATGGGAGTGGTCGTGAGTGGGCGGGGCTTAACTGGGTGGGGTTTAAAAAGGGAGGGACTTAACTGGGTGGGGCTTGAGTGGGAGGGGCTTAACTGGGTGGTGTATATAAGGGTGGTGTTTAAATGGGAGGGGCTTAACTGGGTGGGGTTTAAATGGGTGGGGTTTAAGTGGGNNNNNNNNNNNNNNNNNNNNNNNNNNNNNNNNNNNNNNNNNNNNNNNNNNNNNNNNNNNNNNNNNNNNNNNNNNNNNNNNNNNNNNNNNNNNNNNNNNNNNNNNNNNNNNNNNNNNNNNNNNNNNNNNNNNNNNNNNNNNNNNNNNNNNNNNNNNNNNNNNNNNNNNNNNNNNNNNNNNNNNNNNNNNNNNNNNNNNNNNNNNNNNNNNNNNNNNNNNNNNNNNNNNNNNNNNNNNNNNNNNNNNNNNNNNNNNNNNNNNNNNNNNNNNNNNNNNNNNNNNNNNNNNNNNNNNNNNNNNNNNNNNNNNNNNNNNNNNNNNNNNNNNNNNNNNNNNNNNNNNNNNNNNNNNNNNNNNNNNNNNNNNNNNNNNNNNNNNNNNNNNNNNNNNNNNNNNNNNNNNNNNNNNNNNNNNNNNNNNNNNNNNNNNNNNNNNNNNNNNNNNNNNNNNNNNNNNNNNNNNNNNNNNNNNNNNNNNNNNNNNNNNNNNNNNNNNNNNNNNNNNNNNNNNNNNNNNNNNNNNNNNNNNNNNNNNNNNNNNNNNNNNNNNNNNNNNNNNNNNNNNNNNNNNNNNNNNNNNNNNNNNNNNNNNNNNNNNNNNNNNNNNNNNNNNNNNNNNNNNNNNNNNNNNNNNNNNNNNNNNNNNNNNNNNNNNNNNNNNNNNNNNNNNNNNNNNNNNNNNNNNNNNNNNNNNNNNNNNNNNNNNNNNNNNNNNNNNNNNNNNNNNNNNNNNNNNNNNNNNNNNNNNNNNNNNNNNNNNNNNNNNNNNNNNNNNNNNNNNNNNNNNNNNNNNNNNNNNNNNNNNNNNNNNNNNNNNNNNNNNNNNNNNNNNNNNNNNNNNNNNNNNNNNNNNNNNNNNNNNNNNNNNNNNNNNNNNNNNNNNNNNNNNNNNNNNNNNNNNNNNNNNNNNNNNNNNNNNNNNNNNNNNNNNNNNNNNNNNNNNNNNNNNNNNNNNNNNNNNNNNNNNNNNNNNNNNNNNNNNNNNNNNNNNNNNNNNNNNNNNNNNNNNNNNNNNNNNNNNNNNNNNNNNNNNNNNNNNNNNNNNNNNNNNNNNNNNNNNNNNNNNNNNNNNNNNNNNNNNNNNNNNNNNNNNNNNNNNNNNNNNNNNNNNNNNNNNNNNNNNNNNNNNNNNNNNNNNNNNNNNNNNNNNNNNNNNNNNNNNNNNNNNNNNNNNNNNNNNNNNNNNNNNNNNNNNNNNNNNNNNNNNNNNNNNNNNNNNNNNNNNNNNNNNNNNNNNNNNNNNNNNNNNNNNNNNNNNNNNNNNNNNNNNNNNNNNNNNNNNNNNNNNNNNNNNNNNNNNNNNNNNNNNNNNNNNNNNNNNNNNNNNNNNNNNNNNNNNNNNNNNNNNNNNNNNNNNNNNNNNNNNNNNNNNNNNNNNNNNNNNNNNNNNNNNNNNNNNNNNNNNNNNNNNNNNNNNNNNNNNNNNNNNNNNNNNNNNNNNNNNNNNNNNNNNNNNNNNNNNNNNNNNNNNNNNNNNNNNNNNNNNNNNNNNNNNNNNNNNNNNNNNNNNNNNNNNNNNNNNNNNNNNNNNNNNNNNNNNNNNNNNNNNNNNNNNNNNNNNNNNNNNNNNNNNNNNNNNNNNNNNNNNNNNNNNNNNNNNNNNNNNNNNNNNNNNNNNNNNNNNNNNNNNNNNNNNNNNNNNNNNNNNNNNNNNNNNNNNNNNNNNNNNNNNNNNNNNNNNNNNNNNNNNNNNNNNNNNNNNNNNNNNNNNNNNNNNNNNNNNNNNNNNNNNNNNNNNNNNNNNNNNNNNNNNNNNNNNNNNNNNNNNNNNNNNNNNNNNNNNNNNNNNNNNNNNNNNNNNNNNNNNNNNNNNNNNNNNNNNNNNNNNNNNNNNNNNNNNNNNNNNNNNNNNNNNaatttttttccccaatttttttttgcctggaatctccccaaaaaaatcagtcCAGGAATGAGAAAAAGGCTCAAAACGGTCCCAAAAATCCTTTGGGAATGGGAGGGGGATTCAGGGTTGGAAAACCCCAGTCCTGATTTGGCCACGCCCCTCTCTGACCACgcccctcccctcccagccaaTCCGGCCTATCGGCTGCTCCTGGCCACCTACGCTCGGCCAATGGGAGGCCTCGCCCGAGCCCCGCCCGATGGCACCAAACCAATCAATACCGACGGTAAGGGCGGGGCTGGGAGAAGGCCACGCCCACTTTGGCCACGCCCACATCGACCTCACCTGTGcccctcccaccctgcccaggtGAACCTGAGGGGGGGGCGGGGGCTTACGCCGAGGCTGACGTCACCGGAGGCTCCGCCTACGCGCTGGCTGGCCCCGCCCATGGCCCCGCCCACGGCCCCgcccttccctccttcccccggCATCGCCTCCGCTTCCGGGAGAAGCTGGGGGAGGGGCAGTTCGGAGAGGTAAGCCACGCCCCCTTGGCATCAAGCCACGCCCACCTGTGGTTTGGTCACGTCCCTTTTCAGGCCTTGTTCAGCTCCACCCCTGAGGGTTTTAGCCCCACCCCTAAGTTATTGACCACGCCCCTAAAATGTAGCCACACCCCTTCTGAGACCACGCCCGCCATGGCGTAGCCACACCTTTATTTGCATTGGCCACGCCCCTAAATGTAGCCACGCCCCCTTCTGAGACAACGCTCGCTATGATGTGGCCACGCCCTTATTTGCATTGGCCACTCCCCTTAGCGCCGCCATGTTGAGCTTGGCGCTGCTGTTGTGACGTCATCGCTCCGCCCCCTTCCTCTGGCCCCGcccccaggtgctgctgtgtgaggTCATCGCCCCCCACACCCTGGACCTGGCCACGCCCACAGGGTCAGGCCACGCCCCCCCGGCCGAAGGGCGCCCCCTGCTGGTGGCGGTCAAAGTGCTGCGGCCGGACGCCACCAAGAACGCNNNNNNNNNNNNNNNNNNNNNNNNNNNNNNNNNNNNNNNNNNNNNNNNNNNNNNNNNNNNNNNNNNNNNNNNNNNNNNNNNNNNNNNNNNNNNNNNNNNNNNNNNNNNNNNNNNNNNNNNNNNNNNNNNNNNNNNNNNNNNNNNNNNNNNNNNNNNNNNNNNNNNNNNNNNNNNNNNNNNNNNNNNNNNNNNNNNNNNNNNNNNNNNNNNNNNNNNNNNNNNNNNNNNNNNNNNNNNNNNNNNNNNNNNNNNNNNNNNNNNNNNNNNNNNNNNNNNNNNNNNNNNNNNNNNNNNNNNNNNNNNNNNNNNNNNNNNNNNNNNNNNNNNNNNNNNNNNNNNNNNNNNNNNNNNNNNNNNNNNNNNNNNNNNNNNNNNNNNNNNNNNNNNNNNNNNNNNNNNNNNNNNNNNNNNNNNNNNNNNNNNNNNNNNNNNNNNNNNNNNNNNNNNNNNNNNNNNNNNNNNNNNNNNNNNNNNNNNNNNNNNNNNNNNNNNNNNNNNNNNNNNNNNNNNNNNNNNNNNNNNNNNNNNNNNNNNNNNNNNNNNNNNNNNNNNNNNNNNNNNNNNNNNNNNNNNNNNNNNNNNNNNNNNNNNNNNNNNNNNNNNNNNNNNNNNNNNNNNNNNNNNNNNNNNNNNNNNNNNNNNNNNNNNNNNNNNNNNNNNNNNNNNNNNNNNNNNNNNNNNNNNNNNNNNNNNNNNNNNNNNNNNNNNNNNNNNNNNNNNNNNNNNNNNNNNNNNNNNNNNNNNNNNNNNNNNNNNNNNNNNNNNNNNNNNNNNNNNNNNNNNNNNNNNNNNNNNNNNNNNNNNNNNNNNNNNNNNNNNNNNNNNNNNNNNNNNNNNNNNNNNNNNNNNNNNNNNNNNNNNNNNNNNNNNNNNNNNNNNNNNNNNNNNNNNNNNNNNNNNNNNNNNNNNNNNNNNNNNNNNNNNNNNNNNNNNNNNNNNNNNNNNNNNNNNNNNNNNNNNNNNNNNNNNNNNNNNNNNNNNNNNNNNNNNNNNNNNNNNNNNNNNNNNNNNNNNNNNNNNNNNNNNNNNNNNNNNNNNNNNNNNNNNNNNNNNNNNNNNNNNNNNNNNNNNNNNNNNNNNNNNNNNNNNNNNNNNNNNNNNNNNNNNNNNNNNNNNNNNNNNNNNNNNNNNNNNNNNNNNNNNNNNNNNNNNNNNNNNNNNNNNNNNNNNNNNNNNNNNNNNNNNNNNNNNNNNNNNNNNNNNNNNNNNNNNNNNNNNNNNNNNNNNNNNNNNNNNNNNNNNNNNNNNNNNNNNNNNNNNNNNNNNNNNNNNNNNNNNNNNNNNNNNNNNNNNNNNNNNNNNNNNNNNNNNNNNNNNNNNNNNNNNNNNNNNNNNNNNNNNNNNNNNNNNNNNNNNNNNNNNNNNNNNNNNNNNNNNNNNNNNNNNNNNNNNNNNNNNNNNNNNNNNNNNNNNNNNNNNNNNNNNNNNNNNNNNNNNNNNNNNNNNNNNNNNNNNNNNNNNNNNNNNNNNNNNNNNNNNNNNNNNNNNNNNNNNNNNNNNNNNNNNNNNNNNNNNNNNNNNNNNNNNNNNNNNNNNNNNNNNNNNNNNNNNNNNNNNNNNNNNNNNNNNNNNNNNNNNNNNNNNNNNNNNNNNNNNNNNNNNNNNNNNNNNNNNNNNNNNNNNNNNNNNNNNNNNNNNNNNNNNNNNNNNNNNNNNNNNNNNNNNNNNNNNNNNNNNNNNNNNNNNNNNNNNNNNNNNNNNNNNNNNNNNNNNNNNNNNNNNNNNNNNNNNNNNNNNNNNNNNNNNNNNNNNNNNNNNNNNNNNNNNNNNNNNNNNNNNNNNNNNNNNNNNNNNNNNNNNNNNNNNNNNNNNNNNNNNNNNNNNNNNNNNNNNNNNNNNNNNNNNNNNNNNNNNNNNNNNNNNNNNNNNNNNNNNNNNNNNNNNNNNNNNNNNNNNNNNNNNNNNNNNNNNNNNNNNNNNNNNNNNNNNNNNNNNNNNNNNNNNNNNNNNNNNNNNNNNNNNNNNNNNNNNNNNNNNNNNNNNNNNNNNNNNNNNNNNNNNNNNNNNNNNNNNNNNNNNNNNNNNNNNNNNNNNNNNNNNNNNNNNNNNNNNNNNNNNNNNNNNNNNNNNNNNNNNNNNNNNNNNNNNNNNNNNNNNNNNNNNNNNNNNNNNNNNNNNNNNNNNNNNNNNNNNNNNNNNNNNNNNNNNNNNNNNNNNNNNNNNNNNNNNNNNNNNNNNNNNNNNNNNNNNNNNNNNNNNNNNNNNNNNNNNNNNNNNNNNNNNNNNNNNNNNNNNNNNNNNNNNNNNNNNNNNNNNNNNNNNNNNNNNNNNNNNNNNNNNNNNNNNNNNNNNNNNNNNNNNNNNNNNNNNNNNNNNNNNNNNNNNNNNNNNNNNNNNNNNNNNNNNNNNNNNNNNNNNNNNNNNNNNNNNNNNNNNNNNNNNNNNNNNNNNNNNNNNNNNNNNNNNNNNNNNNNNNNNNNNNNNNNNNNNNNNNNNNNNNNNNNNNNNNNNNNNNNNNNNNNNNNNNNNNNNNNNNNNNNNNNNNNNNNNNNNNNNNNNNNNNNNNNNNNNNNNNNNNNNNNNNNNNNNNNNNNNNNNNNNNNNNNNNNNNNNNNNNNNNNNNNNNNNNNNNNNNNNNNNNNNNNNNNNNNNNNNNNNNNNNNNNNNNNNNNNNNNNNNNNNNNNNNNNNNNNNNNNNNNNNNNNNNNNNNNNNNNNNNNNNNNNNNNNNNNNNNNNNNNNNNNNNNNNNNNNNNNNNNNNNNNNNNNNNNNNNNNNNNNNNNNNNNNNNNNNNNNNNNNNNNNNNNNNNNNNNNNNNNNNNNNNNNNNNNNNNNNNNNNNNNNNNNNNNNNNNNNNNNNNNNNNNNNNNNNNNNNNNNNNNNNNNNNNNNNNNNNNNNNNNNNNNNNNNNNNNNNNNNNNNNNNNNNNNNNNNNNNNNNNNNNNNNNNNNNNNNNNNNNNNNNNNNNNNNNNNNNNNNNNNNNNNNNNNNNNNNNNNNNNNNNNNNNNNNNNNNNNNNNNNNNNNNNNNNNNNNNNNNNNNNNNNNNNNNNNNNNNNNNNNNNNNNNNNNNNNNNNNNNNNNNNNNNNNNNNNNNNNNNNNNNNNNNNNNNNNNNNNNNNNNNNNNNNNNNNNNNNNNNNNNNNNNNNNNNNNNNNNNNNNNNNNNNNNNNNNNNNNNNNNNNNNNNNNNNNNNNNNNNNNNNNNNNNNNNNNNNNNNNNNNNNNNNNNNNNNNNNNNNNNNNNNNNNNNNNNNNNNNNNNNNNNNNNNNNNNNNNNNNNNNNNNNNNNNNNNNNNNNNNNNNNNNNNNNNNNNNNNNNNNNNNNNNNNNNNNNNNNNNNNNNNNNNNNNNNNNNNNNNNNNNNNNNNNNNNNNNNNNNNNNNNNNNNNNNNNNNNNNNNNNNNNNNNNNNNNNNNNNNNNNNNNNNNNNNNNNNNNNNNNNNNNNNNNNNNNNNNNNNNNNNNNNNNNNNNNNNNNNNNNNNNNNNNNNNNNNNNNNNNNNNNNNNNNNNNNNNNNNNNNNNNNNNNNNNNNNNNNNNNNNNNNNNNNNNNNNNNNNNNNNNNNNNNNNNNNNNNNNNNNNNNNNNNNNNNNNNNNNNNNNNNNNNNNNNNNNNNNNNNNNNNNNNNNNNNNNNNNNNNNNNNNNNNNNNNNNNNNNNNNNNNNNNNNNNNNNNNNNNNNNNNNNNNNNNNNNNNNNNNNNNNNNNNNNNNNNNNNNNNNNNNNNNNNNNNNNNNNNNNNNNNNNNNNNNNNNNNNNNNNNNNNNNNNNNNNNNNNNNNNNNNNNNNNNNNNNNNNNNNNNNNNNNNNNNNNNNNNNNNNNNNNNNNNNNNNNNNNNNNNNNNNNNNNNNNNNNNNNNNNNNNNNNNNNNNNNNNNNNNNNNNNNNNNNNNNNNNNNNNNNNNNNNNNNNNNNNNNNNNNNNNNNNNNNNNNNNNNNNNNNNNNNNNNNNNNNNNNNNNNNNNNNNNNNNNNNNNNNNNNNNNNNNNNNNNNNNNNNNNNNNNNNNNNNNNNNNNNNNNNNNNNNNNNNNNNNNNNNNNNNNNNNNNNNNNNNNNNNNNNNNNNNNNNNNNNNNNNNNNNNNNNNNNNNNNNNNNNNNNNNNNNNNNNNNNNNNNNNNNNNNNNNNNNNNNNNNNNNNNNNNNNNNNNNNNNNNNNNNNNNNNNNNNNNNNNNNNNNNNNNNNNNNNNNNNNNNNNNNNNNNNNNNNNNNNNNNNNNNNtcccagtccatcccagtaACCCCAGTTCCCAGCAGTACCTGCCCTGCCCCCCCGGCTGCCCCCCCGCCCTGCACCGGCTGATGTTGAACTGCTGGGCCCGAGAGGCGGCCGAGCGGCCGGACTTCGGCCACCTGCACCGGACACTGAGTGACCACCGGGCTCTGACCCCTGAGTGACCGCTGAGTGACCGCTGAGTGACCCCTGAGTGATCCCTGAGTGACCACCAGACACTGAGTGACCACCGGGCTCTGACCCCTGAGTGACCGCTGAGTGACCCCTGAGTGATCCCTGAGTGACCCCTGAGTGATCCCTGAGTGACCACCGGACACTGAGTGACCACAGGGCTCTgagtgacccctgagtgaccACCGGGCTCtgacccctgagtgacccctgagtgacTCCTGAgtgaccactgaccactgaGTGACCACCGGGCTCTGACCCCTGAGTGACCGCTGAGTGACCACTGAGTGACTGCTGAgtgaccactgaccactgaGTGACCACCGGGCCCTGACCCCTGAGTGACCACTGAGTGACCGCTGAGTGACCAATGAGTGACCACTGAGTGACCATGggcatcatcatcatcatcatcattgaCCACCCTTTGGTCACCTGCACCGGACACTGAGTGACCACCGGACACTGAGTGACCACTgagtgacccctgagtgaccactgaccactgaGTGACCACTGAGTGACCATGGGCATCATCACTGACCACTTGCACCGGACACTgagtgacccctgagtgaccACCGGACACTGAGTGACCACCGGACACTGAGTGACCCCTAAGTGACCACCGGACTCTGATCCCTgagtgacccctgagtgaccACCGGGCACTgagtgacccctgagtgacccctgAGAGACCACTGAGTGACCACTGAGTGACCGTGGCCATCTCCTTTCCCAggacccccagctcctccccccacccctcaTTAACGGGGGGAGGATTTAATTAACCTAATTTAATTAACCTGATTTAATTAACCTGAATTAATTAACCCCAGGGTGGGGGAGGGGCgggaaacaatttttatttgtacgggttttttttaaatttaatttaaaaatcgtgaattttcctcttttcatttcGACTCtgactctttttaaaaatcataatttcccgtttttccccaaattcccgtttttcccctcaaaaattCCCGGAAAACGCCGTTTTACACCCcaaaaaaattgactttttcttccccccccaaaaaatcccataaatccgATAAATTCAATCCTAAAAAATCTGATAAATTccaattttttcctcttaaaccCCGATTTTAAACAAATCNNNNNNNNNNNNNNNNNNNNNNNNNNNNNNNNNNNNNNNNNNNNNNNNNNNNNNNNNNNNNNNNNNNNNNNNNNNNNNNNNNNNNNNNNNNNNNNNNNNNNNNNNNNNNNNNNNNNNNNNNNNNNNNNNNNNNNNNNNNNNNNNNNNNNNNNNNNNNNNNNNNNNNNNNNNNNNNNNNNNNNNNNNNNNNNNNNNNNNNNNNNNNNNNNNNNNNNNNNNNNNNNNNNNNNNNNNNNNNNNNNNNNNNNNNNNNNNNNNNNNNNNNNNNNNNNNNNNNNNNNNNNNNNNNNNNNNNNNNNNNNNNNNNNNNNNNNNNNNNNNNNNNNNNNNNNNNNNNNNNNNNNNNNNNNNNNNNNNNNNNNGATTTCCCGGATAAATTCCCGGATAAGTTCCGGGATAAATTCCCGATTTCCCGGATAAATTCCCGGATAAATTCCGGGATAAATTCCCGATTTCCCGGATAAATTCCCCGACAATTCCCGATTTCCCGAGTCTCTCCCGTCCCCGCCTTTGCGACCTCCCCCTGTCCCCAAAAGCGCCGCCCCCGAAGGTCCccaaaaatcctcaaaaatccccaaaagtCCCCGAAGGTCCCCAAAGGTCCCCAAAAGTCCCCAAAGGCCACCCCTGTCCGTGTCCCGGCTCCTCCCGTGTCCCAgttctgtcccctcctgtccccagcgGTGTCACCTCCTGTCCCCAAAGGCCCCGCCCATCCCAGAGGTGTCACCTCCCGTCCCCAAAGGTGTCACCTCCTGTCCCCAAAGGTGTcacctcctgtcccctgtcccctcccccTGTCCCGGTTCcgtcccctcctgtccccaaaGGCCCCGCCCATCCCAGAGGTGCCACCTCCCGTCCCCAGAGGTGtcacctcctgtcccctcccccTGTCCCAGTTGCGTCCCCTCCCGTCCCCACCTGTCGCTCCTGTCCCCGTCGCTGTCgctcctgtccctctgtccgtgcgtctgtccgtctgtccccgggtccctctgtcctgtccgtctgtccctctgtccccgtGTCCGTCTGTCCCCGGGTCCGtctgtccctcctgcccctctgtcTGTCCCCGTGTCCGTCTGTCCTTCTGTCCCCGGGTCCCTCTGTCcttcctgtccctctgtcccccgcatccctctgcctgtcccctctctcccctctgtccgtctgtccccggtgtccgtctgtctgtcccctgtgtccgtctgtccccggtgtctgtctgtcccctgtGTCCGTCTGTCCCCGGTGTCGgtctgtccctctgtctgtccgtctgtcccccctgtccccggtgtccgtctgtccctgtccctctgttcCCCCTGTCCGTCTGTCCCCGGTGTCCGTCTGTCCCCCTGTCTGTCCCGGTGTCCGTCCCTCCGTCTGTCCCCGGTGTCCG carries:
- the LOC107199272 gene encoding epithelial discoidin domain-containing receptor 1-like, whose product is MGGLARAPPDGTKPINTDGEPEGGAGAYAEADVTGGSAYALAGPAHGPAHGPALPSFPRHRLRFREKLGEGQFGEVLLCEVIAPHTLDLATPTGSGHAPPAEGRPLLVAVKVLRPDATKNQYLPCPPGCPPALHRLMLNCWAREAAERPDFGHLHRTLSDHRALTPE